A genomic region of Seriola aureovittata isolate HTS-2021-v1 ecotype China chromosome 21, ASM2101889v1, whole genome shotgun sequence contains the following coding sequences:
- the slc4a1b gene encoding solute carrier family 4 member 1b (Diego blood group), producing MTDQKQETYWQETGRWTGYEESFDPQAGVWASSHISYLTFKSLIQLRRTMTTGVTIFDCEERTLATITEKMVTEMVNKKEIRPGDREGVLKALLKNRSQSDDPESQALAGGMDLQRFSVGERRDASDRVEVSMVLVGALDFLEKPTVVFVRLKEAVVLDSALEAPVPVRFIFVLVGPSKTDMDYHETGRAMAALMADRVFNQTASQAKSARELTDTMADFMDCSIVIPPTEIQSEAMLSSIISFQKKLLQDRFQSSDPALRLESKPRRVSIATGPPPEDPLVRTGRPFGGMIRDIKRRYQYYKSDITDALNAQVLAAVIFIYFAALSPAITFGGLLADKVDNMMGVPELLISTSIQGIIFCFVAAQPVLVIGFSGPLLVFEEAFFAFCRSQEIEYIVGRVWVGVWLVIIVVIIVAFEGSFLVRFISRFTQEIFSILISLIFIYETFAKLGRIFKSHPLILNYDHLNETLENPWHPKVVETIIYDNATGNTTVLVNTIKPPYPNTALLSMCLMFGCFFIAFFLRQFKNGTFLPGKVRRLIGDFGVPIAIFLMIVVDYSIEDTYTQKLVVPKGLMVSNPAKRGWLINPFGEHKPFPVWLMFACCVPALLVFILIFLESQITTLIVSKPERKMVKGSGFHFDLLVLVGMGGLSAIFGVPWLSAATVRSVTHANALTVMSKGPKPVIEKVMEQRISGILVALLVGLSILMEPILKMIPMSALFGIFLYMGVTSLNGIQLWDRILLLLIPKKYHPDEPYATRVSTGRMHLFTAIQVVCLALLWIVKSSPVSLALPFILILTIPLRMFMTGRLFTELEIKCLDADDAKVTFEEEPGKDVYCESQMPL from the exons ATGACTGACCAGAAGCAGGAGACCTACTGGCAGGAGACGGGCCGATGGACGGGCTACGAGGAGAGCTTCGACCCTCAGGCCGGGGTGTGGGCGTCCTCGCACATCTCCTACCTCACCTTCAAGAGCCTCATCCAGCTCCGACGCACCATGACCACAG GTGTGACGATTTTTGACTGTGAGGAGCGGACCCTGGCCACCATCACTGAGAAGATGGTCACCGAGATGGTTAACAAGAAGGAGATCAGGCCTGGAGACCGGGAGGGAGTGCTGAAGGCTTTGCTTAAAAACCGCAG ccaatcagatgacCCAGAAAGCCAAGCTCTGGCTGGTGGGATGGACCTGCAGAGGTTCTCAGTCGGGGAAAGG AGGGATGCATCTGACCGCGTTGAGGTCTCCATGGTGCTAGTAG GAGCCTTGGATTTTCTTGAGAAGCCTacagttgtgtttgtgcgtcTGAAGGAGGCAGTGGTGCTGGACTCGGCCTTGGAGGCCCCGGTGCCTGTACGCTTCATCTTTGTTCTGGTTGGCCCCAGCAAGACTGACATGGACTACCACGAGACTGGCCGTGCTATGGCGGCACTAATGGCTGACAGA GTGTTCAACCAGACAGCATCGCAGGCAAAGAGTGCCCGAGAGCTGACAGACACCATGGCTGACTTCATGGACTGCAGCATCGTCATCCCACCCACCGAGATCCAGAGCGAAGCTATGCTCAGCTCCATCATCAGCTTTCAGAAGAAACTCCTGCAGGACAGGTTCCAGTCCTCTGATCCTGCCCTGCGCTTGGAATCCAAACCTCGTAGGG TTTCCATAGCTACCGGGCCCCCTCCTGAAGACCCCCTGGTCCGTACGGGTCGACCATTTGGCGGGATGATTCGAGACATAAAGAGACGCTACCAGTACTACAAGAGTGACATCACAGATGCTCTCAACGCCCAGGTCCTTGCTGCCGTCATCTTCATCTACTTTGCCGCCCTGTCTCCTGCCATCACCTTTGGAGGGctgctgg CTGATAAGGTGGACAATATGATGGGCGTCCCAGAGCTCCTCATCTCCACCAGCATCCAGGGGATCATCTTCTGCTTTGTTGCTGCTCAGCCTGTCCTGGTCATTGGTTTCTCCGGTCCTCTGTTAGTGTTTGAAGAAGCTTTCTTTGCT TTCTGCAGGTCCCAGGAAATTGAGTATATTGTCGGGAGAGTGTGGGTTGGAGTGTGGCTAGTCATCATTGTGGTGATCATTGTGGCCTTTGAGGGCAGCTTCCTGGTGCGCTTCATCTCACGCTTCACCCAGGAAATCTTCTCCATTCTCATCTCCCTCATCTTCATCTATGAAACCTTTGCCAAACTGGGGAGG ATCTTTAAATCACATCCTCTGATTCTGAATTACGATCATCTGAATGAAACTCTGGAAAATCCCTGGCACCCAAAGGTGGTCGAGACCATCATCTATGACAATGCTACCGGCAATACAACTGTTCTTGTCAACACTATTAAGCCACCTTACCCCAACACTGCCCTGCTCTCCATGTGCCTCATGTTCGGCTGTTTCTTTATCGCCTTTTTCCTGCGGCAGTTCAAGAACGGGACATTTCTTCCTGGAAAG GTGCGACGTTTGATTGGTGACTTCGGTGTCCCTATCGCCATTTTCCTCATGATTGTCGTGGACTACAGCATTGAAGATACCTACACTCAG AAACTCGTGGTTCCCAAAGGTCTGATGGTATCCAACCCAGCCAAAAGAGGCTGGCTTATCAACCCTTTCGGGGAGCACAAGCCTTTCCCTGTGTGGTTGATGTTTGCATGCTGTGTCCCAGCCTTGCTCGTCTTCATTCTCATCTTTCTGGAGTCTCAGATCACAAC TCTGATTGTGAGTAAACCTGAGAGGAAGATGGTCAAGGGCTCTGGGTTCCACTTTGACTTGCTGGTTTTAGTTGGCATGGGAGGGCTCAGTGCAATATTTGGTGTGCCGTGGCTCAGTGCTGCCACCGTGCGGTCTGTCACCCACGCCAATGCCCTCACTGTCATGAGCAAAGGACCGAAACCTGTGATCGAGAAAGTGATGGAGCAGAGGATCAGTGGCATTCTGGTGGCTTTGCTGGTCG GTCTGTCTATTCTAATGGAGCCAATCCTAAAGATGATCCCCATGTCGGCCTTGTTTGGGATCTTCCTCTACATGGGAGTCACGTCACTAAATGGCATCCAGCTGTGGGATCGTATACTGCTTCTGCTCATCCCTAAGAAATACCACCCTGATGAACCCTACGCCACCAGA GTGAGCACAGGGCGAATGCACTTGTTCACGGCCATTCAGGTAGTGTGCCTTGCGCTTCTCTGGATTGTGAAGTCCAGCCCAGTATCCCTCGCACTGCCCTTCATACTCATCCTCACTATCCCTCTACGCATGTTTATGACCGGGCGTCTCTTCACTGAACTGGAAATTAAATGT TTGGACGCAGACGATGCTAAAGTGACATTTGAGGAGGAGCCAGGGAAGGATGTATACTGTGAATCTCAAATGCCATTGTAG
- the LOC130162986 gene encoding nucleolar transcription factor 1-A-like isoform X1 codes for MSGVEFEKSGWTTENLQKLLAAIEINTPKRYRTCAYTKGLKTVDWNKVAFPPFSPEACQEKWGEILHKMRKFRSITELIVEAQDFFSNPALISKLHPDFPKRPTPSNAKFYEDNCAKFQEQHPEMSHKKVVEVLYKKYNVLPRKEKAQYVKKRLLAMEEYKARVLEFRKQYKCPDDTDADIPDTFDKKENCIERPKGHKERKGEKHTEGAEGLPAKPPINGYNIFCKEQIASMSGIAKKDYVSVWAKRWRDLTEKQREEYSVRCRTLKRKYTTELDEYLKTLDKEEQQRILKENGIKIPKQRKGEQHTEGAEGLPAKPPTNGYNIFCKEQIASMSGIATKDYVSVWAKRWRDLTEGQREEYSVRCRTLKRKYATELNEYLKTLDKEEQQRILKENGIKIPKQRKGINRKVRHVIQLPGEPKMPSRSGNVIFCKKQMELLQEEFPNAKERFLKVNQSWQKLSLKEKERYKKKAQENFRKYLMELQKWFKALTAAEQRDFQKHNPSKCQYLKVKQIEVEVGEEPCLNIPSDSEDEDIEDSSSDEEVVNLDWDEDEEEEEEEKEEEDDIIFEMY; via the exons ATGAGTGGAGTTGAATTTGAGAAATCTG GCTGGACCACTGAAAACCTGCAGAAGCTTTTGGCTGCAATCGAAATCAACACTCCTAAACGTTACAGAACGTGCGCTTATACTAAAGGACTGAAAACTGTGGACTGGAATAAGGTggctttccctcctttctctcctgaAGCTTGCCAAGAAAAGTGGGGAGAGATTTTGCACAAG aTGCGCAAGTTTCGGTCCATCACAGAGCTCATTGTTGAAGCTCAAGATTTCTTTTCAAATCCTGCATTGATCAGTAAG CTCCATCCAGATTTCCCAAAGAGACCCACTCCTTCGAATGCCAAGTTTTATGAAGATAACTGTGCTAAGTTTCAAGAGCAGCACCCAGAGATGAGCCACAAAAAGGTAGTGGAGGTCCTGTACAAGAAATACAATGTACTCCCGAGGAAAGAGAAG GCTCAGTATGTGAAGAAACGCCTGCTTGCAATGGAAGAATATAAGGCAAGGGTGCTGGAATTCAG gaAACAATACAAATGTCCAGATGATACGGACGCAGACATCCCAGAT ACTTTCGATAAGAAGGAGAATTGCATCGAAAGACCTAAAGGCCATAAAGAGCGCAAG GGTGAAAAGCATACTGAAGGTGCAGAGGGTCTGCCTGCCAAGCCTCCTAT AAATGGCTATAATATATTCTGCAAAGAGCAAATAGCATCCATGTCGGGTATCGCCAAAAAAGACTATGTGAGTGTTTGGGCCAAACGCTGGCGAGATTTGActgagaaacagagggaggagtACAGTGTACGCTGCAGAACG TTGAAAAGAAAGTACACGACTGAGCTGGATGAATATCTAAAG ACTTTGGAtaaggaggagcagcagcggaTCCTGAAGGAGAATGGCATCAAAATACCTAAACAGCGCAAG GGTGAACAGCATACCGAAGGTGCGGAGGGTCTGCCTGCCAAGCCTCCTAC AAATGGCTATAATATATTCTGCAAAGAGCAAATAGCATCCATGTCGGGTATCGCCACAAAAGACTATGTGAGTGTTTGGGCCAAACGCTGGCGAGATTTGActgagggacagagggaggagtaCAGTGTACGCTGCAGAACG TTGAAAAGAAAGTATGCGACTGAGCTGAATGAATATCTAAAG ACTTTGGAtaaggaggagcagcagcggaTCCTGAAGGAGAATGGCATCAAAATACCTAAACAGCGCAAG GGGATTAATAGAAAAGTGAGGCATGTAATACAACTTCCTGGTGAGCCCAAGATGCCATCTCG ATCTGGTAATGTAATCTTCTGCAAAAAGCAGATGGAACTTCTGCAGGAGGAATTCCCAAATGCAAAGGAGCGCTTCTTAAAGGTCAACCAAAGTTGGCAGAAGCTCTCTTTAAAGGAGAAGGAACGGTATAAAAAGAAAGCACAAGAAAACTTCAGAAAATACTTGATGGAGCTGCAGAAGTGGTttaag GCgttgacagcagcagagcagagggatTTTCAAAAACATAACCCCAGT AAATGTCAGTACCTCAAAGTCAAACAAATTGAAGTTGAGGTCGGTGAAGAACCATGCTTGAACATACCATCG GATTCAGAAGATGAAGACATTGaggacagcagcagtgatgaagaagtGGTCAATCTGGACTGGGATGAG gatgaggaggaggaagaagaagaaaaagaagaagaagatgatatCATTTTTGAGATGTATTAG
- the LOC130162986 gene encoding nucleolar transcription factor 1-like isoform X2, translating to MSGVEFEKSGWTTENLQKLLAAIEINTPKRYRTCAYTKGLKTVDWNKVAFPPFSPEACQEKWGEILHKMRKFRSITELIVEAQDFFSNPALISKLHPDFPKRPTPSNAKFYEDNCAKFQEQHPEMSHKKVVEVLYKKYNVLPRKEKAQYVKKRLLAMEEYKARVLEFRKQYKCPDDTDADIPDTFDKKENCIERPKGHKERKGEKHTEGAEGLPAKPPINGYNIFCKEQIASMSGIATKDYVSVWAKRWRDLTEGQREEYSVRCRTLKRKYATELNEYLKTLDKEEQQRILKENGIKIPKQRKGINRKVRHVIQLPGEPKMPSRSGNVIFCKKQMELLQEEFPNAKERFLKVNQSWQKLSLKEKERYKKKAQENFRKYLMELQKWFKALTAAEQRDFQKHNPSKCQYLKVKQIEVEVGEEPCLNIPSDSEDEDIEDSSSDEEVVNLDWDEDEEEEEEEKEEEDDIIFEMY from the exons ATGAGTGGAGTTGAATTTGAGAAATCTG GCTGGACCACTGAAAACCTGCAGAAGCTTTTGGCTGCAATCGAAATCAACACTCCTAAACGTTACAGAACGTGCGCTTATACTAAAGGACTGAAAACTGTGGACTGGAATAAGGTggctttccctcctttctctcctgaAGCTTGCCAAGAAAAGTGGGGAGAGATTTTGCACAAG aTGCGCAAGTTTCGGTCCATCACAGAGCTCATTGTTGAAGCTCAAGATTTCTTTTCAAATCCTGCATTGATCAGTAAG CTCCATCCAGATTTCCCAAAGAGACCCACTCCTTCGAATGCCAAGTTTTATGAAGATAACTGTGCTAAGTTTCAAGAGCAGCACCCAGAGATGAGCCACAAAAAGGTAGTGGAGGTCCTGTACAAGAAATACAATGTACTCCCGAGGAAAGAGAAG GCTCAGTATGTGAAGAAACGCCTGCTTGCAATGGAAGAATATAAGGCAAGGGTGCTGGAATTCAG gaAACAATACAAATGTCCAGATGATACGGACGCAGACATCCCAGAT ACTTTCGATAAGAAGGAGAATTGCATCGAAAGACCTAAAGGCCATAAAGAGCGCAAG GGTGAAAAGCATACTGAAGGTGCAGAGGGTCTGCCTGCCAAGCCTCCTAT AAATGGCTATAATATATTCTGCAAAGAGCAAATAGCATCCATGTCGGGTATCGCCACAAAAGACTATGTGAGTGTTTGGGCCAAACGCTGGCGAGATTTGActgagggacagagggaggagtaCAGTGTACGCTGCAGAACG TTGAAAAGAAAGTATGCGACTGAGCTGAATGAATATCTAAAG ACTTTGGAtaaggaggagcagcagcggaTCCTGAAGGAGAATGGCATCAAAATACCTAAACAGCGCAAG GGGATTAATAGAAAAGTGAGGCATGTAATACAACTTCCTGGTGAGCCCAAGATGCCATCTCG ATCTGGTAATGTAATCTTCTGCAAAAAGCAGATGGAACTTCTGCAGGAGGAATTCCCAAATGCAAAGGAGCGCTTCTTAAAGGTCAACCAAAGTTGGCAGAAGCTCTCTTTAAAGGAGAAGGAACGGTATAAAAAGAAAGCACAAGAAAACTTCAGAAAATACTTGATGGAGCTGCAGAAGTGGTttaag GCgttgacagcagcagagcagagggatTTTCAAAAACATAACCCCAGT AAATGTCAGTACCTCAAAGTCAAACAAATTGAAGTTGAGGTCGGTGAAGAACCATGCTTGAACATACCATCG GATTCAGAAGATGAAGACATTGaggacagcagcagtgatgaagaagtGGTCAATCTGGACTGGGATGAG gatgaggaggaggaagaagaagaaaaagaagaagaagatgatatCATTTTTGAGATGTATTAG
- the atxn7l3b gene encoding ataxin-7-like protein 3 has product MKMEEVSMSSLDNSKLEGLAQDILSDLVEDACLGLCFEVHRAVKQGYFFLDDTDQESMRDFEIVDQPGLDVFGQVYNQWKNKECVCPNCSRSIAASRFAPHLEKCLGMGRNSSRIANRRIVTGNNTNNKSESDQEDNDDVNDNDWSYGAEKKAKKRKSDKNPNSPRRSKSFKHKSSMMGPRRRMDNQESPRMLMKDEAFPQ; this is encoded by the exons ATGAAAATGGAGGAGGTTTCAATGTCCAGCCTGGACAACAGCAAGCTGGAG GGCTTAGCTCAGGACATCCTGTCTGACCTGGTGGAGGATGCATGCCTGGGTCTTTGCTTCGAGGTCCACCGGGCCGTCAAGCAGGGCTATTTTTTCCTGGATGACACGGACCAAGAAAGCATGAGGGACTTTG AAATTGTGGACCAGCCGGGATTAGACGTGTTTGGCCAGGTGTACAAccagtggaaaaacaaagagtgTGTATGTCCTAACTGCAGCCGAAGCATCGCTGCCTCACGCTTCGCACCACACCTGGAGAAATGCCTTGGGATGGGACGTAACAGCAGCCGCATAGCCAACCGCAG AATAGTCACTGGTAACAACACGAACAACAAATCGGAGAGTGACCAAGaggataatgatgatgtcaaTGATAATGACTGGTCTTATGGTGCAGAAAAGAAAG CCAAGAAAAGGAAATCTGATAag AATCCAAACTCACCCAGAAGATCCAAATCATTCAAGCATAAGAGCA GCATGATGGGTCCTAGGCGTCGTATGGACAACCAGGAGAGCCCACGTATGCTGATGAAAGATGAGGCATTCCCTCAATAA
- the smarcd2 gene encoding SWI/SNF-related matrix-associated actin-dependent regulator of chromatin subfamily D member 2 — MASRGGFTGPPMNPNLNPMNVGHSGGMRMQGMPQPPAGYPRSMNNAPQYLQRPGMPPNRVGGPMGSMGGQLPGPSYGGGNMPMRPGMGPPGMDTSRKRFLHQHQQQQQEALGGGLRRGAKRRKMADKVLPQRIRDLVPESQAYMDLLAFERKLDQTIARKRMEIQEAIKKPIMQKRKLRIYISNTYTPSKPEGEEAEKVSSWELRVEGKLLEEPGKQKRKFSSFFKSLVIELDKELYGPDNHLVEWHRMPTTQETDGFQVKRPGDVNVKCTLLLMLDHQPPQYKLDPRLARLLGVHTQTRASIMQALWLYIKNNKLQDGHEKEYINCNRYFRQIFSCPRMRFSEIPMKLAGLLQHPDPIIINHVISVDPTDQKKTACYDIDVEVDDPLKGQMNSFLSSTTNQQEIAALEMKIHETIEYINQLKTERDFMLSFSNNPQEFIQDWLKSQSRDLKLMTDVTGNPEEERRTEFYEAPWVPEAVGRYIYSKVQQRRQELEQVLGIRLT, encoded by the exons ATGGCATCAAGAGGAGGCTTTACGGGTCCCCCGATGAATCCGAATCTGAATCCCATGAATGTTGGGCATTCAGGGGGCATGAGGATGCAAGGAATGCCGCAACCTCCGGCGGGATACCCCCGGAGCATGAACAACGCTCCCCAGTACCTCCAG CGCCCAGGGATGCCACCCAATAGGGTGGGGGGCCCCATGGGGTCAATGGGGGGTCAGCTGCCTGGTCCCTCTTATGGTGGTGGGAACATGCCCATGCGGCCAGGCATGGGGCCTCCAGGCATGGACACCTCAAGGAAACGGTTCCTTCAtcagcatcaacagcagcagcaagaggCGCTGGGAGGAGGCCTCAGACGAGG GGCAAAAAGACGCAAGATGGCGGACAAGGTTCTACCACAGAGA ATCAGAGACCTGGTCCCAGAGTCCCAGGCCTACATGGACCTCTTGGCCTTTGAGAGGAAACTGGATCAGACCATCGCTCGAAAGCGTATGGAGATTCAGGAAGCCATCAAGAAGCCCATTATG CAAAAACGCAAACTCAGGATCTACATctccaacacatacacacccagcAAGCCTGAGGGCGAGGAGGCAGAGAAGGTGTCCTCCTGGGAGCTGAGAGTGGAGGGAAAACTTCTGGAGGAA CCTGGTAAGCAAAAGAGGAAGTTCTCATCTTTCTTCAAGAGCCTCGTGATTGAGCTTGATAAGGAGCTCTATGGACCTGACAACCACTTAGTAGAG TGGCATAGAATGCCCACCACTCAGGAGACAGATGGTTTCCAGGTTAAAAGACCCGGTGATGTGAATGTTAAATGCACCCTACTGCTCATGCTTGACCACCAG ccccCTCAGTACAAACTGGACCCACGGCTGGCTCGCCTTCTgggtgtgcacacacagacacgggcCAGCATCATGCAAGCTCTCTGGCTCTACATCAAgaacaacaagctgcaggatgGTCATGAGAAGGAGTACATCAACTGCAACCGCTATTTCAGACAA ATCTTCAGCTGTCCTCGCATGAGGTTCTCTGAGATTCCCATGAAACTGGCGGGCCTGCTGCAGCACCCTGACCCCATCATTATCAATCATGTCATTAG TGTGGACCCCACAGATCAGAAGAAGACAGCTTGTTATGACATTGATGTGGAGGTGGACGACCCACTTAAAGGCCAAATGAACAGCTTTTTGTCCTCTACAACCAACCAACAGGAAATTGCTGCTCTGGAGATGAAG ATCCATGAGACGATTGAGTACATTAACCAGCTGAAGACTGAGAGAGACTTTATGCTGAGCTTCAGCAATAATCCACAGGAGTTCATCCAGGACTGGCTCAAGTCTCAGAGCAGAGATCTTAAG ctgaTGACAGATGTGACAGGAAacccagaggaggagaggaggactgAATTCTACGAGGCACCCTGGGTACCAGAGGCAGTGGGCAGATACATTTACTCCAAA GTGCAACAGAGAAGACAAGAGTTGGAGCAGGTGTTGGGAATCCGACTCACCTAA
- the psmc5 gene encoding 26S proteasome regulatory subunit 8, whose translation MEVDGIDHMEMGESKGGSGLRQYYLSKIEELQLTVNEKSQNLRRLQAQRNELNAKVRLLREELQLLQEQGSYVGEVVRVMDKKKVLVKVHPEGKFVVDVDKNIDINDVTPNCRVALRNDSYTLHKILPNKVDPLVSLMMVEKVPDSTYEMIGGLDKQIKEIKEVIELPVKHPELFEALGIAQPKGVLLYGPPGTGKTLLARAVAHHTDCTFIRVSGSELVQKFIGEGARMVRELFVMAREHAPSIIFMDEIDSIGSSRLEGGSGGDSEVQRTMLELLNQLDGFEATKNIKVIMATNRIDILDSALLRPGRIDRKIEFPPPNEEARLDILKIHSRKMNLTRGINLRKIAELMPGASGAEVKGVCTEAGMYALRERRVHVTQEDFEMAVAKVMQKDSEKNMSIKKLWK comes from the exons ATGGAGGTGGACGGGATCGATCAT aTGGAGATGGGGGAGAGTAAAGGTGGCTCAGGTCTCCGGCAGTACTACTTGTCTAAGATAGAAGAGTTACAG TTGACAGTGAATGAAAAGAGCCAGAATCTCAGACGTCTGCAGGCACAGAGGAATGAGCTCAATGCCAAAG tGCGTCTCCTTCGTGAGGAGCTGCAGTTACTGCAGGAGCAGGGGTCCTATGTAGGTGAAGTGGTTAGGGTCATGGACAAAAAGAAAGTGCTTGTCAAG GTGCATCCAGAAGGAAAATTTGTTGTGGATGTGGACAAGAATATTGACATCAATGAT GTGACTCCAAATTGCCGTGTGGCACTGCGCAACGACAGTTACACCCTGCACAAGATCCTGCCCAACAAGGTGGACCCCCTGGTGTCTCTCATGATGGTCGAGAAGGTGCCGGACTCCACTTATGAAATGATTGGTGGCCTGGATAAGCAGATCAAGGAGATCAAAGAAGTTATTGAGCTGCCTGTTAAACACCCAGAGCTGTTCGAGGCTTTAGGCATTGCACAGCCCAAG GGTGTGCTGTTGTACGGTCCCCCTGGTACAGGGAAGACCCTGCTGGCCAGAGCTGTGGCCCACCACACTGACTGTACCTTCATAAGGGTTTCCGGCTCTGAGCTGGTCCAGAAGTTCATCGGAGAGG GTGCCCGTATGGTGCGTGAGCTGTTCGTCATGGCTAGAGAGCACgctccctccatcatcttcatGGATGAGATCGATTCCATCGGCTCGTCTCGTCTGGAGGGCGGCTCAGGTGGTGACAGTGAGGTGCAGAGGACAATGCTGGAGCTGCTCAATCAGCTGGACGGTTTCGAGGCAACTAAGAACATCAAG GTCATCATGGCCACTAACCGTATCGACATCCTTGACTCAGCTCTGCTCAGACCAGGCAGGATTGACAGGAAGATTGAGTTTCCCCCTCCAAATGAAGAG GCTCGTCTGGACATCCTGAAGATCCACTCCAGGAAGATGAACCTGACACGTGGCATTAACCTGAGGAAAATTGCAGAGCTGATGCCTGGAGCCTCTGGTGCTGAGGTTAAG gGTGTTTGCACAGAGGCAGGTATGTATgctctgagagagaggagagttcACGTCACCCAGGAGGACTTTGAGATGGCTGTGGCAAAG GTGATGCAGAAAGACAGCGAGAAGAACATGTCCATCAAGAAGCTGTGGAAGTAA